In Metopolophium dirhodum isolate CAU chromosome 7, ASM1992520v1, whole genome shotgun sequence, one genomic interval encodes:
- the LOC132948462 gene encoding uncharacterized protein LOC132948462 codes for MKCLDVTNGQSVAVKRLRDTMTGRRGAHDQRYCEMMVREICLLRALNDDHVVPMIEAFRHHGHVHMVFPLMRYNLYRYLELNGGALTVDATKECVYQVLRGLNYVHSQNVVHRDVKPENILLSANGIIKICDFGVSRMFSKNRTLDLSTEMGTVWYQAPEMLMNSTNYDATVDIWSVGILFTELVNKMPLVAEDTITSQLYGITKILGCDNCDLIVVDKFLRKHGYSLNLEASYAPLSQSYTASKTALALRKVYACWPIYLVEIVTYCLQFNPVNRKNAAQLLDMKFFTAGTFLSRFNKEMKIKLKYDNARYQ; via the exons ATGAAGTGTCTTGATGTTACAAACGGGCAGTCGGTGGCGGTGAAGAGGCTGCGTGACACGATGACTGGACGCCGAGGTGCCCACGACCAGAGATACTGCGAGATGATGGTGCGTGAGATTTGTCTGCTGAGAGCACTCAATGACGATCATGTGGTACCAATGATTGAAGCATTCAGGCACCATGGTCACGTTCATATGGTGTTCCCGTTGATGCGGTACAACCTTTACAGATATTTGGAGTTAAACGGCGGAGCTTTAACAGTAGATGCCACCAAAGAATGTGTATACCaa gtaTTGAGAGGACTTAACTATGTACATAGTCAGAATGTTGTGCACCGCGACGTCAAGCCAGAAAACATTTTGCTTTCAGCCAATGGCATAATCAAGATCTGTGACTTTGGGGTGTCCCGCATGTTTAGCAAAAACCGAACACTAGACCTCAGCACTGAGATGGGCACTGTCTGGTACCAGGCCCCGGAAATGCTGATGAATTCAACAAATTATGATGCTACTGTGGACATTTGGTCAGTCG gcATTTTGTTCACGGAATTGGTCAACAAGATGCCTCTTGTCGCTGAAGACACGATCACCAGTCAATTGTATGGCATTACAAAAATACTGGGATGTGACAACTGTGACTTGATAGTTGTAGACAAGTTCTTACGTAAACACGGTTATAGCCTTAATTTAGAGGCTAGTTATGCACCATTGTCTCAATCTTATACAGCTTCGAAAACTGCCTTGGCACTTCGAAAAGTGTATGCCTGTTGGCCGATATACTTGGTAGAAATAGTCACATATTGTCTGCAGTTTAACCCAGTTAACCGCAAGAACGCTGCACAGTTACTGGACATGAAGTTTTTCACTGCCGGAACGTTCTTATCCCGCTTTAATAAGGAGATGAAAATCAAACTGAAATACGACAATGCAAGATACCAATAA